A single region of the Bifidobacterium asteroides DSM 20089 genome encodes:
- the sucD gene encoding succinate--CoA ligase subunit alpha produces MTLFIEDGAPVMVQGMTGHQGMVHTARMMAAGTNILAGVNARKAGMTVDFAGPDDQTRHVPVYADCAAAHQATGARTSVVFVPPRFAKDAMVEAIEAGITLIVVITEGIPVADTAYCVALAREHGCRIVGPNCPGLMTMSDRPNGVGVDLGIIPQGIAGRGPLGLVSKSGTLTYQLMGELSSIGFTACLGIGGDPIVGTTMLEALQAFNRDPDTKACVMIGEIGGSAEQEAAHWASTHMTKPIVAYIAGFTAPEGKQMGHAGAIISGGKGTAADKKEVLESVGIKVGTTPGETARLTRDLLREHAII; encoded by the coding sequence ATGACCCTCTTCATTGAAGACGGCGCCCCCGTCATGGTCCAGGGCATGACCGGTCACCAGGGCATGGTCCACACGGCCCGCATGATGGCGGCAGGCACCAATATCCTGGCTGGTGTCAACGCCCGCAAGGCCGGAATGACGGTCGACTTCGCCGGTCCAGACGATCAGACCCGTCATGTGCCCGTATACGCCGATTGCGCAGCCGCCCATCAGGCAACAGGAGCCCGGACCTCCGTGGTCTTCGTTCCACCCAGGTTCGCCAAGGATGCCATGGTCGAGGCCATCGAGGCCGGCATCACCCTGATCGTGGTCATCACCGAGGGCATTCCAGTGGCCGATACTGCATACTGCGTGGCCTTGGCCAGGGAACACGGCTGCCGCATCGTCGGCCCCAACTGCCCGGGACTGATGACCATGTCCGACCGGCCAAACGGCGTCGGCGTGGACCTTGGTATCATCCCGCAGGGTATCGCCGGTCGAGGTCCGCTTGGACTGGTTTCCAAGTCCGGCACCCTGACCTATCAGCTCATGGGGGAGTTGTCCTCCATCGGTTTCACCGCCTGCCTGGGCATCGGCGGCGACCCCATCGTGGGCACCACCATGCTGGAGGCTCTGCAAGCCTTCAACCGCGATCCTGACACCAAGGCCTGCGTCATGATCGGAGAAATCGGCGGTTCGGCCGAACAGGAGGCTGCCCACTGGGCCTCCACCCACATGACCAAACCCATCGTGGCCTACATCGCCGGCTTCACCGCTCCGGAGGGCAAGCAGATGGGCCACGCCGGAGCCATCATCTCGGGTGGCAAGGGTACGGCCGCCGACAAGAAAGAAGTGCTTGAGTCCGTCGGTATCAAGGTGGGCACCACACCCGGAGAAACCGCCCGGCTGACCCGTGACCTGTTGCGGGAGCATGCCATCATATGA
- the sucC gene encoding ADP-forming succinate--CoA ligase subunit beta, with product MDLYEYQARQLLAEHGISQPRAVYASTAEEAGQAADVIGYPCMIKGQATIGHRGQAGAVKRAENHDQAVALAEAILPMNIDGHPVSGILVTEARNILHEYYLSISVDRTSRDYDVLATASGGTEVETIAREHPESVRRLHIGPLEDFDRQAARTMAERIGFYHADLEQAAQILLGMWHTFQDSDATLVEINPLAKVGDPDDEATKHLDALDAKISLDGNAAFRHDGWKRFADPAQLDPLEAKAKASGLHYVHLDGQVGVIGNGAGLVMSSLDAVAGSGRRQGVPVGPANFLDIGGGASPEVMRTSLDVVLSDPKVRSVMVNVYGGITSCQQVAQGILAAVNAAGEQDQNDDRPIVVRFDGNEAAEGLDLLAKAQQPRLRVARTMEEAADQAVALAAGVGKETGR from the coding sequence ATGGATTTGTACGAATACCAGGCCAGGCAGCTGCTCGCTGAACATGGCATCTCCCAACCCAGGGCCGTCTATGCCTCAACCGCAGAAGAGGCCGGCCAGGCAGCCGACGTCATCGGCTACCCATGCATGATCAAGGGCCAGGCCACCATTGGCCATAGGGGACAGGCCGGAGCCGTCAAGCGAGCCGAGAATCACGATCAGGCCGTAGCCTTGGCCGAAGCCATTCTGCCCATGAACATCGACGGCCATCCGGTCAGCGGTATTCTGGTCACCGAGGCCCGCAACATCCTGCACGAATACTACCTGTCCATTTCTGTGGACCGCACCTCACGGGACTATGACGTTTTGGCCACGGCCAGCGGCGGCACCGAGGTCGAGACCATCGCCCGAGAACACCCCGAATCGGTCCGGCGCCTGCACATAGGCCCCCTGGAGGATTTCGACAGGCAGGCAGCCCGTACCATGGCCGAGCGCATCGGCTTCTACCACGCAGACCTGGAGCAGGCCGCGCAGATTCTTCTGGGCATGTGGCACACCTTCCAGGACAGCGATGCAACCCTGGTCGAAATCAACCCTCTGGCCAAGGTGGGTGATCCGGACGACGAGGCCACCAAGCACCTGGATGCCCTTGATGCCAAGATCTCCCTGGACGGGAACGCGGCCTTCCGGCACGACGGCTGGAAGCGGTTCGCGGACCCGGCTCAGTTGGACCCGCTGGAAGCCAAGGCCAAGGCCTCGGGCCTGCATTACGTTCACTTGGACGGCCAGGTGGGCGTCATCGGCAACGGCGCAGGACTGGTCATGAGCTCCTTGGATGCGGTCGCCGGGTCGGGACGACGACAGGGCGTGCCCGTGGGACCGGCCAACTTCCTGGACATCGGCGGCGGAGCCTCGCCCGAGGTCATGCGCACCAGTCTGGACGTGGTCCTTTCTGACCCCAAGGTCCGTTCGGTCATGGTCAATGTCTATGGAGGCATCACCTCCTGCCAGCAGGTGGCCCAGGGCATCCTGGCCGCCGTGAACGCTGCGGGAGAGCAAGACCAGAACGACGACCGGCCCATCGTGGTCCGCTTCGACGGCAATGAGGCCGCCGAAGGGCTGGACCTGCTGGCCAAGGCCCAACAGCCTCGGCTCAGGGTGGCCCGGACCATGGAGGAGGCGGCAGACCAGGCTGTGGCCCTGGCCGCTGGAGTGGGAAAGGAGACGGGCAGATGA
- a CDS encoding adenine phosphoribosyltransferase — translation MAQSDDIKVGELKQVGDDDAAYLISLIRTIPDFPKKGILFRDFIPAMSDPRGLAIILDAMKRTLPVKPEDFDLVAGLEARGFLIGPQLASDLGKGFLPMRKAGKLPDPTYSQEYALEYGNARIEIEQGCLQPGQRVLIVDDLIATGGSAQAAARLVEQAGGQVAGFSFVMELNGLDGRKALGAYPVTCLMNMPA, via the coding sequence ATGGCTCAATCGGACGATATCAAGGTTGGAGAACTTAAGCAGGTGGGCGATGACGACGCCGCTTATCTGATCTCATTGATCCGTACCATTCCGGACTTTCCCAAGAAGGGGATCCTTTTCAGGGACTTCATCCCGGCCATGTCGGATCCCAGGGGATTGGCCATCATCCTAGACGCCATGAAGCGCACCCTGCCCGTGAAGCCGGAGGACTTCGACCTGGTCGCCGGCCTTGAGGCACGCGGCTTTCTGATAGGCCCACAGCTGGCCAGCGACCTGGGCAAGGGCTTCCTGCCCATGCGCAAGGCAGGCAAGCTCCCTGACCCCACCTACAGCCAGGAATATGCCCTTGAATACGGCAACGCCCGCATCGAGATCGAGCAGGGCTGTCTACAACCAGGCCAGCGAGTCCTGATAGTTGACGACCTGATCGCCACCGGAGGATCCGCCCAGGCAGCTGCACGTCTGGTGGAGCAGGCCGGAGGCCAGGTGGCCGGTTTCAGCTTCGTCATGGAGCTCAATGGGCTGGATGGCCGCAAGGCCTTGGGGGCCTACCCGGTCACCTGCCTGATGAACATGCCCGCCTGA
- a CDS encoding preprotein translocase subunit YajC, with amino-acid sequence MGSMIFMIVIIALMIAMMWGSSRKSKQQQAAVQDFRESLQPGDEVATTTGLLGKVVSVDLEKEQVVIDSEGSQSRWRIQAITRPPIVPAYVHDDEVDENGNPLPEQVEGQSEDADAPAEVTAAEDDDNAGDNADGEETAADDTATQNFAASEDKGEAESQSEPENESDKAKTAEKSEDAADADASKDSDESKESEASDSTSAKS; translated from the coding sequence ATGGGATCCATGATTTTCATGATCGTCATCATCGCCCTGATGATCGCCATGATGTGGGGAAGCTCCCGCAAAAGTAAGCAGCAGCAGGCCGCCGTCCAGGACTTCCGTGAGTCTCTGCAGCCTGGTGACGAGGTCGCCACCACCACCGGTCTTCTGGGTAAGGTCGTCTCCGTGGACCTGGAGAAGGAGCAGGTAGTCATCGACTCCGAGGGTTCCCAGTCCCGCTGGCGCATCCAGGCCATCACCAGGCCGCCGATCGTCCCCGCCTATGTCCACGACGACGAGGTTGACGAAAACGGCAACCCCCTGCCCGAGCAGGTCGAAGGCCAATCCGAGGACGCGGATGCCCCAGCCGAGGTCACGGCCGCTGAAGACGACGACAATGCCGGCGACAATGCCGATGGTGAAGAAACCGCTGCCGACGATACTGCCACGCAGAACTTTGCCGCTTCCGAGGACAAGGGTGAGGCCGAATCCCAGTCGGAGCCTGAAAACGAATCAGACAAGGCCAAGACTGCGGAGAAGTCCGAAGACGCTGCCGACGCGGATGCATCCAAGGATTCCGACGAATCCAAAGAGTCCGAGGCTTCGGATTCGACTTCCGCCAAGTCCTGA
- the ruvB gene encoding Holliday junction branch migration DNA helicase RuvB yields MADKQMTTGYIDSQNGDAQEESLRMVSARPIAGEPVSDEELRPENLDGFIGQPRLKAQLGLFLEAAKKRDVAPDHILLAGPPGLGKTTLAMIVAHELDVPIRVTSGPAVQHAGDLASILSSLEAGEVLFIDEIHRLPRAAEELLYIAMEDFRVDVMVGKGPGASSIPLTLPRFTVIGATTREGMLPSPLRARFGFTAHLDFYPQEELEKLVERSAKVLGIVLQDDAAHQLALRSRGTPRIANRLLRRVRDWAIVHDLPQVGPDDVKQALALYQIDSEGLDRLDLAVLEAIVNSFDGGPVGLNNLAAMVGEEAETVETVCEPYLVREGFLVRTPKGRVATSKAWEHLGRKPPEDVMKLF; encoded by the coding sequence ATGGCTGACAAGCAGATGACCACGGGTTACATCGATTCCCAGAATGGCGACGCCCAGGAGGAATCCCTGCGGATGGTCTCGGCCAGGCCCATCGCGGGCGAACCGGTCAGCGACGAGGAGCTGAGACCGGAAAACCTGGACGGATTCATCGGCCAGCCCAGGCTCAAGGCCCAGCTGGGGCTCTTCCTGGAGGCTGCCAAAAAACGGGACGTGGCACCCGATCACATCCTCCTGGCGGGCCCTCCTGGCCTGGGCAAGACAACCCTGGCCATGATTGTTGCCCACGAGCTGGATGTGCCCATCCGTGTCACCTCGGGCCCAGCCGTCCAGCATGCCGGCGACCTGGCCTCCATCCTGAGCTCCCTGGAGGCCGGCGAGGTGCTCTTCATCGACGAGATCCACCGTCTGCCCAGGGCCGCCGAGGAGCTGCTCTACATCGCCATGGAGGACTTCCGGGTGGATGTCATGGTGGGCAAGGGCCCCGGAGCCTCCTCCATTCCGCTGACCCTGCCCAGGTTCACGGTCATCGGCGCCACCACCCGTGAGGGCATGCTGCCATCGCCCCTGCGCGCCCGTTTTGGCTTCACCGCACACCTGGACTTCTACCCGCAGGAGGAGCTGGAGAAGCTGGTCGAGCGTTCAGCCAAGGTCTTGGGTATCGTCCTGCAGGATGACGCCGCTCATCAGCTGGCCCTGCGCTCCCGTGGCACGCCCAGGATTGCCAACCGCTTGCTGCGCCGTGTACGCGACTGGGCCATAGTCCACGATCTTCCCCAGGTTGGTCCTGATGACGTCAAGCAGGCCCTGGCCCTCTACCAGATTGACTCCGAAGGACTGGACCGCCTGGATCTGGCCGTTCTCGAGGCGATCGTCAACAGTTTCGACGGCGGTCCCGTGGGCCTGAACAACCTGGCCGCCATGGTAGGCGAGGAGGCCGAAACCGTCGAGACGGTCTGTGAGCCCTACCTGGTGCGCGAGGGCTTCCTGGTACGCACACCCAAAGGGCGTGTAGCCACCTCCAAGGCCTGGGAGCACCTGGGCCGCAAACCACCCGAGGATGTCATGAAGCTGTTCTAG
- the ruvA gene encoding Holliday junction branch migration protein RuvA, translating into MLAMLTGRVAAIETGSAVIDVSGVGFEVRMPQSDLASMRAESTVTVYTVLSMTQDALTLYGFLSRTSKSLFAQLQKVSGIGPRVALSILSTLNSDQLAQAVADGDAAALSRAPGLGKKGAQKIILELSGKLDLDAGKGRQGPAQTDDGAHQVVEGLISLGWLQRDAEQAVEQTCKEGDYTLPLQSADIPKVLKQALTRLDRGR; encoded by the coding sequence GTGCTGGCAATGCTGACTGGGCGGGTGGCCGCCATCGAAACGGGCTCTGCTGTCATCGATGTTTCGGGAGTGGGTTTCGAGGTGCGTATGCCCCAGTCGGACTTGGCCTCCATGCGGGCCGAATCCACAGTCACCGTCTACACAGTCCTGTCCATGACCCAGGATGCGCTGACCCTCTACGGGTTTCTCAGCCGCACATCCAAATCCCTCTTCGCCCAGCTGCAGAAGGTCAGCGGCATCGGACCCCGAGTGGCCCTGTCCATCCTCTCTACCCTGAACTCGGACCAGCTGGCCCAGGCCGTGGCTGACGGCGATGCTGCGGCCCTGTCCCGGGCACCGGGTCTAGGCAAGAAAGGCGCTCAGAAAATCATCCTCGAACTCTCCGGCAAGCTGGATCTGGATGCCGGCAAAGGCCGACAGGGACCCGCCCAGACGGACGACGGCGCCCACCAGGTGGTTGAGGGACTGATTTCCCTGGGCTGGCTGCAGCGCGATGCCGAACAGGCCGTGGAGCAGACCTGCAAAGAGGGCGACTACACCCTGCCCCTGCAGTCGGCCGACATTCCCAAGGTGCTCAAGCAGGCTCTGACCCGGCTGGACAGGGGGCGCTGA
- the ruvC gene encoding crossover junction endodeoxyribonuclease RuvC, translating to MIVLGVDPGLTRCGVGVIEAGASRRLSFVHVDVVRSDPEQSQDLRLLAIYQGLTAALDRFSPDVVSIERVFAQSNHNTVLGTAQAAGLAMLGAAQRGIPVALHTPTEAKMAVTGNGQADKIQVQRMVARILGLNQLPKPADAADALAQAICHALRPAGAIQGGEREEHLTQAQRQWAQASAKYGRHRGVQRDM from the coding sequence ATGATTGTTCTCGGCGTCGACCCGGGGCTTACCCGATGCGGCGTTGGCGTCATTGAAGCCGGTGCATCGCGCCGGCTTTCCTTTGTTCATGTGGACGTCGTGCGCTCAGACCCCGAACAGAGCCAGGATCTGCGCCTGCTGGCCATCTACCAGGGGCTGACGGCCGCCCTGGACCGTTTCAGCCCCGATGTGGTATCCATCGAGAGGGTCTTCGCCCAGTCAAATCACAACACCGTGCTGGGCACGGCCCAGGCAGCCGGGCTTGCCATGCTGGGAGCGGCGCAGCGGGGCATTCCCGTGGCCCTGCACACACCCACCGAAGCCAAGATGGCCGTGACTGGCAACGGGCAGGCTGACAAGATTCAGGTACAGCGAATGGTGGCCCGCATCCTCGGGCTCAACCAACTGCCCAAACCCGCCGATGCGGCAGATGCTCTGGCCCAGGCCATCTGCCACGCCTTAAGGCCCGCCGGTGCCATCCAGGGCGGGGAACGCGAGGAACATCTGACCCAGGCCCAGCGTCAGTGGGCCCAAGCCTCTGCCAAGTACGGCAGGCACCGGGGAGTCCAGCGAGACATGTAA
- a CDS encoding YebC/PmpR family DNA-binding transcriptional regulator, translated as MSGHSKWATTKHKKAAIDAKRGKLFAKLIKNIEIAARTGGGDPDGNPTLYDAIVKAKKSSVPADNITRAVKRGSGEEAGAANYETIVYEGYAPAGVGIIIECLTDNRNRAAAEVRSTLTKGGGSLAQNGSVSFNFERKGQIIVPSEGLDYDTVFEKAAEAGAEDVQDNGDSYTVLTAPGDMVTVRKALQEAGMDYDSADLILNPKSEVTLDLDSARKVSKLIDNLDDLDDVQEIYSNWTAPDEVMAQLDDE; from the coding sequence ATGTCAGGGCATTCGAAGTGGGCGACTACCAAGCACAAGAAAGCAGCCATCGACGCCAAGCGTGGCAAGCTCTTCGCCAAGCTGATCAAGAACATCGAGATCGCTGCCCGCACCGGCGGCGGTGACCCCGACGGCAACCCCACCCTCTACGACGCCATCGTCAAGGCCAAGAAGTCCTCCGTGCCCGCGGACAACATCACCAGGGCCGTCAAGCGCGGCTCGGGCGAGGAGGCCGGAGCGGCCAACTACGAGACCATCGTCTACGAGGGCTACGCTCCTGCCGGCGTGGGCATCATCATCGAGTGCCTTACCGACAACCGTAACCGCGCGGCCGCCGAGGTCCGTTCCACCCTGACCAAGGGCGGCGGCTCCCTGGCCCAGAACGGATCGGTCAGCTTCAACTTCGAACGCAAGGGCCAGATCATTGTCCCCTCGGAGGGCCTGGATTACGATACGGTCTTCGAGAAGGCCGCCGAGGCCGGTGCCGAGGACGTGCAGGACAACGGCGACAGCTACACCGTGTTGACTGCCCCCGGCGACATGGTCACCGTCCGTAAGGCCCTGCAGGAGGCCGGTATGGACTACGACTCCGCCGACCTGATACTCAACCCCAAGAGCGAGGTCACCCTGGACCTGGACTCCGCCCGCAAGGTATCCAAGCTGATCGACAACCTGGACGACCTGGACGACGTGCAGGAGATCTACAGCAACTGGACCGCCCCCGACGAGGTCATGGCCCAGTTGGACGACGAGTGA
- a CDS encoding glycosyltransferase family 4 protein → MKAPEQRPEQEPERAAIKAPLRVGIISPYSFETPGGVQLHIRDFARHLMDRGHQVQVLAPGRRTQDMPLWVQTTGSSFSIPYNGSVANLSYFGVAGHKTRQWVRQGHFDILHLHEPEVPSLSHKPLRPGFIPCPYVATFHAAFDSTPLALRLTRRYLRRYLANISQAIFVSPSAMQNAKNLLEPGIPSQIIPNGIETRALRNARPRPEWQGSEREPTIGFLGRMKEERKGFRILAQAAPAILQRVPGARFLCAGDGQAEARKILEAVDPGLARHFTFLGRISDEDKASFYHSLNLYVAPQTGGESFGIVLVEAMAAGCPVVASDLPAFEDVSQKGRSARLFAIGDPQDCTRVILSLLDDRPTRLNLASCGMRRASDYDWERVTDQVLDVYARALAARPDHRRGLLGRLVGRKAGSPYDEASTEGPENP, encoded by the coding sequence ATGAAGGCACCCGAGCAAAGGCCTGAGCAGGAGCCGGAGCGGGCCGCCATCAAGGCGCCCCTGCGGGTGGGGATCATCTCGCCCTACTCCTTCGAAACCCCGGGCGGCGTCCAACTGCACATCCGCGACTTCGCCAGGCATCTTATGGACCGTGGCCACCAGGTGCAGGTCCTGGCCCCGGGCCGACGCACACAGGACATGCCCCTCTGGGTGCAGACCACCGGTTCCTCCTTCTCCATTCCCTACAACGGATCCGTGGCCAACCTGAGCTACTTTGGCGTGGCCGGCCACAAGACCCGGCAATGGGTCAGGCAGGGCCACTTCGACATTCTGCACCTGCACGAGCCCGAGGTGCCCTCCCTGAGCCACAAGCCCCTAAGGCCCGGATTCATTCCCTGCCCCTATGTGGCCACCTTCCATGCGGCCTTCGATTCAACCCCACTGGCCCTGAGACTGACCAGGCGCTACCTGCGCCGATACCTTGCCAACATCAGCCAGGCCATCTTCGTCAGTCCCTCGGCCATGCAGAACGCCAAGAATCTGCTGGAACCGGGCATACCCAGCCAGATCATCCCCAACGGCATCGAGACCCGAGCCCTGCGGAATGCCCGGCCGCGACCAGAATGGCAGGGGAGCGAGCGGGAGCCCACCATCGGCTTCCTGGGACGGATGAAGGAGGAGCGCAAGGGGTTCAGGATTCTGGCCCAGGCCGCACCTGCCATTCTGCAGCGCGTGCCCGGAGCCCGCTTCCTGTGCGCAGGGGACGGCCAGGCGGAGGCACGGAAAATACTTGAAGCCGTCGATCCCGGACTGGCCCGACACTTCACCTTCCTGGGTCGGATCAGCGACGAGGACAAGGCATCCTTCTATCACAGCCTGAATCTGTATGTGGCCCCGCAGACCGGGGGAGAGAGCTTTGGCATCGTGCTGGTCGAGGCCATGGCTGCTGGCTGCCCGGTGGTGGCCTCGGACCTGCCCGCCTTCGAGGATGTCTCCCAGAAGGGCCGCAGCGCGCGTCTGTTCGCAATCGGGGACCCCCAGGACTGCACCCGGGTGATCCTGAGCCTGCTGGATGACCGGCCCACCCGCCTGAACCTGGCCTCGTGCGGAATGCGTCGGGCCAGCGACTACGACTGGGAGCGGGTCACCGACCAGGTTCTGGATGTCTATGCCCGGGCCCTGGCAGCAAGGCCCGATCATCGCCGTGGCCTGCTGGGCAGGCTGGTGGGCCGGAAGGCTGGTTCTCCTTACGATGAAGCCTCCACGGAAGGGCCTGAAAACCCGTAA
- a CDS encoding phosphatidylinositol mannoside acyltransferase, which translates to MPDRLLIFLAQHVRLVPEGLLRGLFLAAADLCWLFRIGGVRQLERNLAHVMPEAGRRSLRRTSRQGMRSYFVYFVEALTVGARTKEQLLARIHGGGSAYPDPAKSDIGRRSLPIGMGHQGNWDYAGFWACSTVGQVTTVAERLGDPGMLNTFADIRRRLGMNILLTGEPDITGRLTTLLRKPEQVVPLLADRDLSRRGVFVKAFDSWIRVAAGPAVIALDARLPLYTVNMHRERLTGERRRQAKAPYGYVCQVDGPIAIEPYLDMPREQAINDLTQAWVDQWAQGIREHPEDWHMLQPIFLEDLDLSRMHDLPDFILAQASKNKGGDGHEGTRAKA; encoded by the coding sequence ATGCCGGACCGACTGCTCATCTTCCTGGCGCAGCATGTGCGTCTGGTGCCCGAGGGGCTGCTGCGCGGCCTCTTCCTGGCGGCGGCCGACCTCTGCTGGCTGTTCCGGATAGGCGGCGTCAGACAGCTGGAGCGCAACCTGGCCCATGTCATGCCAGAGGCCGGCCGTCGCAGCCTGCGGCGCACCTCGCGCCAGGGCATGCGCTCCTACTTCGTCTACTTCGTCGAGGCCCTGACCGTGGGAGCCCGCACCAAGGAGCAGCTGCTGGCGCGCATACACGGCGGCGGCAGCGCCTACCCGGATCCGGCCAAGAGCGACATCGGCCGGCGATCCCTGCCCATCGGCATGGGCCACCAGGGCAACTGGGACTACGCGGGCTTCTGGGCCTGCTCCACGGTAGGCCAGGTCACCACGGTGGCCGAGCGGCTGGGGGACCCTGGGATGCTGAACACCTTTGCGGACATCCGTCGCCGCCTGGGCATGAACATCCTGCTGACCGGCGAGCCGGACATCACCGGCCGTCTGACGACCCTGCTGCGGAAGCCTGAGCAGGTGGTGCCCCTGCTGGCCGACCGCGATCTGAGCCGCCGAGGCGTCTTCGTCAAGGCCTTCGATTCCTGGATTCGCGTGGCCGCAGGTCCTGCCGTCATCGCCTTGGATGCCCGTCTGCCCCTGTATACCGTGAACATGCACAGGGAAAGGCTGACGGGGGAGCGCCGCCGGCAGGCCAAGGCCCCCTACGGCTATGTCTGCCAGGTGGACGGGCCCATCGCCATCGAGCCCTACCTGGACATGCCCCGGGAGCAGGCCATCAACGACCTGACCCAGGCATGGGTGGACCAGTGGGCCCAGGGCATTCGCGAACATCCCGAGGACTGGCACATGCTCCAGCCGATTTTCCTTGAGGATCTGGATCTTTCCCGGATGCACGACCTGCCGGACTTCATCCTGGCCCAGGCATCCAAGAACAAGGGAGGTGACGGGCATGAAGGCACCCGAGCAAAGGCCTGA
- the pgsA gene encoding phosphatidylinositol phosphate synthase, translating to MFEHLRRPWKRIIAPIARGLVLLGVSANGVTIIGAVGTTLVAIVTGFTGWLLPGAIVLAILVAFDSLDGSVAALTGGGTQFGGFLDSTLDRIADWAVLAGVIIYLRRHELAWVADGSHQGPDIWAQVGMATALFAIMTSFVTSYARARAEAEGFEAKNGIATRSDRLVIILVGMALTGAGLPLAVLSCFLVLLALLGIVTVWQRISHVAKDMSRNPQPANPSHE from the coding sequence ATGTTCGAGCATCTACGGCGCCCCTGGAAGCGCATCATCGCCCCCATCGCCCGCGGCCTGGTTCTTCTGGGCGTGAGCGCCAACGGTGTCACCATCATCGGAGCCGTAGGCACCACACTGGTTGCCATCGTGACCGGGTTCACCGGCTGGCTCCTGCCCGGGGCCATCGTCCTGGCCATCCTGGTGGCCTTCGACTCCCTGGATGGGTCCGTGGCCGCGCTGACCGGCGGTGGCACCCAGTTCGGAGGCTTCCTGGACTCCACCCTTGACCGGATAGCCGACTGGGCCGTCCTGGCCGGGGTCATCATCTACCTGCGCCGCCACGAGCTGGCCTGGGTGGCCGATGGCAGCCACCAGGGTCCCGACATCTGGGCCCAGGTGGGCATGGCTACTGCGCTCTTCGCCATCATGACCTCCTTCGTCACCTCCTACGCCCGGGCCCGGGCCGAGGCCGAGGGCTTCGAGGCCAAGAACGGCATCGCCACCAGGTCCGACCGGCTGGTGATCATCCTGGTGGGCATGGCCCTGACGGGAGCCGGGCTGCCCCTGGCCGTGCTCAGCTGCTTCCTGGTCCTGCTGGCCCTGCTGGGCATCGTCACCGTCTGGCAGCGGATCAGCCACGTCGCCAAGGACATGAGCCGCAACCCGCAGCCCGCCAACCCCAGCCACGAGTGA